A single region of the Streptomyces sp. NBC_01262 genome encodes:
- a CDS encoding helix-turn-helix domain-containing protein: protein MGVPSPLRGCGVITGRPGFGEVLRAHRRVARLTLEQLAEASGVSARTLSDMERGRSRGPQHRTVTALADALALEGEVREQLVELAREGRLRDHWTRPTGLCELPRSVDDFTGRAAELVWVSELVYAESAPGVGVVGLITGSAGLGKTTFAVRAAHSVRASFPDGVLFLDLLGMSQRPLASADALQLLLRALGVADPQIPGDVQGRASLYRSLLRDRHVLVVLDNAASEEQVRPLLPGGSAGRALITTRRLLSGLEGVRRLVLGPLPLPESTELLTGILGDRSASDGESALTRLSELCGGLPLALRIIGNRLVSRPGWGAAELAARLANEERRLDQFKAGDLKIANAFRMSYEQLADSARRMFRRLAVVPGQDFDAALAAVVGGVPVEDAWEALDDLVDLGLLYDSDAGRYRFHDLVRLFARDRLREEETAAEREVLTERVTSWLLRMATLSGRWFEPGYGRPDRPDPDLAVLSSAEEADWWLRVNVDNWLGAMRAAAGSGKHFLVLDCAASMHWFSERWAHSPHWQEVFTRGAEAAAALGDLAQQANQLNYLAWVHWVPPSDHKAVLRYAAQALESATRAGATAQIAWAHEYTASAQFLLGRPDEAVASSSRAAEMFKAIGDIDSYVQSNAAITKYLFDEGRYAEALESYLGLLALLEDPESGMTPSVATHSRPLALIRIGQCLGHLGRRSEAITTLREGIDGMDTLQMSDFRQAAALKTLAALLAEEGRTDDSRRAYARAAQVFEAIGDTEAGSRCHALATATP, encoded by the coding sequence GTGGGGGTGCCTTCACCGCTGAGGGGGTGTGGCGTCATCACTGGACGTCCGGGTTTCGGCGAGGTGCTACGTGCTCATCGGCGCGTGGCACGGCTGACGTTGGAGCAGTTGGCCGAGGCGTCGGGGGTCAGTGCCCGGACGCTGTCGGACATGGAACGCGGACGGAGCAGGGGACCTCAGCACCGGACGGTGACCGCGTTGGCGGATGCCCTCGCGCTGGAGGGAGAAGTCCGCGAGCAACTGGTCGAGCTGGCGCGCGAGGGCCGGCTGCGGGATCACTGGACGCGTCCGACCGGTCTGTGTGAACTGCCGCGGTCGGTCGACGACTTCACCGGCCGTGCCGCTGAACTGGTCTGGGTGAGCGAGCTGGTGTACGCCGAGAGTGCGCCGGGGGTCGGCGTGGTGGGGCTCATCACCGGGTCTGCGGGCCTGGGGAAGACCACGTTCGCCGTTCGCGCCGCTCATTCGGTACGGGCGAGCTTTCCCGACGGGGTGCTCTTCCTCGATCTCCTGGGCATGTCCCAGCGGCCTCTGGCCAGCGCCGACGCCTTGCAGTTGCTGCTGCGCGCGCTCGGTGTCGCGGACCCGCAGATCCCGGGCGACGTCCAGGGACGCGCCTCGTTGTACCGGTCGCTGTTGCGGGACAGGCACGTCCTGGTCGTCCTGGACAATGCCGCGTCGGAGGAGCAGGTGCGCCCGCTGCTGCCGGGCGGGAGTGCGGGCAGGGCCCTGATCACCACCCGGCGGTTGCTGTCGGGTCTGGAAGGTGTCCGCAGGCTCGTCCTGGGGCCCCTGCCGTTGCCGGAGTCCACGGAACTGCTGACCGGGATCCTGGGCGATCGTTCCGCGTCCGACGGGGAATCGGCCCTCACGCGGCTCTCCGAGTTGTGCGGCGGTCTGCCTCTGGCGCTGCGGATCATCGGGAACCGCCTGGTCAGCCGGCCTGGATGGGGCGCCGCCGAGCTCGCCGCCCGGCTGGCGAACGAGGAGCGCAGACTGGATCAGTTCAAGGCCGGCGATCTCAAGATCGCCAACGCGTTCAGGATGTCGTACGAGCAGCTCGCCGATTCCGCGCGGCGGATGTTCCGGCGGCTTGCCGTGGTGCCGGGACAGGATTTCGACGCCGCGCTGGCGGCCGTCGTAGGCGGGGTGCCGGTCGAGGATGCCTGGGAGGCTCTGGACGACCTCGTCGACCTCGGCCTGCTGTACGACAGCGACGCGGGCCGTTACCGCTTCCACGACCTGGTCCGCCTGTTCGCCCGCGACCGGCTCCGCGAGGAGGAGACCGCGGCCGAGCGCGAGGTGCTCACGGAGAGGGTCACCTCGTGGCTGCTGCGGATGGCCACGCTGTCCGGGCGGTGGTTCGAACCGGGCTACGGCCGTCCCGACCGGCCCGACCCCGATCTCGCCGTCCTGTCCTCCGCGGAGGAGGCCGACTGGTGGCTGCGGGTGAACGTGGACAACTGGCTGGGCGCGATGCGGGCCGCGGCAGGCAGCGGCAAGCACTTTCTCGTTCTGGACTGTGCGGCGTCGATGCACTGGTTCTCCGAACGGTGGGCGCACAGTCCGCACTGGCAGGAGGTCTTCACGCGGGGAGCGGAGGCCGCCGCCGCCCTTGGCGATCTGGCGCAGCAGGCCAATCAGCTGAATTATCTGGCCTGGGTCCACTGGGTGCCGCCCAGCGACCACAAGGCCGTACTGCGGTACGCGGCCCAGGCACTGGAGTCGGCGACGCGGGCCGGCGCCACGGCGCAGATCGCCTGGGCACACGAGTACACCGCTTCCGCACAGTTCCTGCTCGGCCGGCCCGACGAGGCCGTCGCGTCGTCTTCCCGGGCAGCTGAGATGTTCAAGGCCATCGGCGACATCGATTCCTATGTCCAGAGCAACGCCGCCATCACCAAATACCTTTTTGACGAAGGTCGCTACGCCGAAGCGTTGGAGAGTTACCTCGGACTGCTCGCTCTGTTGGAGGACCCGGAGTCGGGGATGACTCCGAGCGTCGCAACGCACAGTCGGCCCTTGGCGCTGATCCGCATCGGCCAGTGCCTCGGACACCTCGGCCGCCGTTCAGAGGCGATCACGACGCTCAGGGAGGGAATCGACGGGATGGACACGCTTCAGATGTCCGACTTCCGGCAGGCCGCGGCCCTGAAAACGCTGGCTGCTCTGCTGGCCGAGGAAGGCCGGACCGACGACAGCCGCCGTGCCTACGCGCGGGCGGCGCAGGTCTTCGAAGCGATCGGTGACACCGAGGCGGGCAGCCGCTGCCACGCCCTGGCGACCGCGACGCCCTGA
- a CDS encoding MBL fold metallo-hydrolase has translation MPKTAVTRITHSCHLIEIGGRTFLTDPWFSTRPGYYQGEPIAMAVADLPKLDGVLISHEHYDHCDLQAFAAYRDRSVPLFVAETVVPLARKHGFTDVTALAPWEHAEVGGVTITATPAQHGVYEVTFVLRAGSDAVYFAGDTMLIPELAAIPERLGHISLALLPTNGLHIRPANNMQVVMSADEAAELTAILKPELAVPHHYAFTKGFLGDRLITHSDKNPLHFQDASRDLAPETSVRIVDPGTRVEL, from the coding sequence ATGCCCAAAACAGCCGTCACCCGCATCACCCACAGCTGCCACCTGATAGAGATCGGCGGCCGCACCTTCCTGACCGACCCCTGGTTCAGCACCCGCCCCGGCTACTACCAGGGCGAGCCGATCGCCATGGCCGTCGCCGACCTGCCGAAGCTCGACGGCGTACTGATCAGCCACGAGCACTACGACCACTGCGACCTTCAGGCCTTCGCCGCCTACCGGGACCGCTCGGTCCCTCTGTTCGTCGCCGAGACCGTCGTGCCCCTCGCGCGCAAGCACGGCTTCACCGACGTCACCGCCCTCGCCCCGTGGGAGCACGCCGAGGTCGGCGGCGTCACCATCACCGCCACCCCGGCCCAGCACGGCGTCTACGAGGTCACCTTCGTCCTGCGCGCGGGCTCCGACGCGGTGTACTTCGCCGGCGACACCATGCTCATCCCCGAACTCGCCGCCATCCCCGAGCGCCTGGGCCACATCTCCCTCGCCCTGCTGCCCACCAACGGCCTGCACATCCGCCCCGCGAACAACATGCAGGTCGTCATGAGCGCCGACGAGGCCGCCGAACTCACCGCCATCCTCAAGCCCGAACTGGCCGTCCCGCACCACTACGCCTTCACCAAGGGCTTCCTCGGAGACCGGCTCATCACCCACAGTGACAAGAACCCCCTCCACTTCCAGGACGCCTCCCGCGACCTGGCCCCCGAAACCTCCGTCCGCATCGTCGACCCCGGCACCCGGGTCGAGCTGTGA